ACTGAATTGTACAATCAAAAATGGTTAACATAgcatattttatgttacatatattttaccacaataaagaaaacttggaaactagaaaaagcaagaataaaacaaaataggaacCGCAGAGTACATAttaggctttgtaggccagaAGGTCTCCATCACAACTACTCTACTCTGTCATCTGTCACGctcaaagcagctattaacaaTATGGAAACGAAGGGGTGTGGctatgttccagtaaaactttatttagggatacagaaaaaaatgaaaaagcaaagcatttaaaaactttattgaaaagTGCTCTTTTAGTCAAATATACATCACAGAGATGAAGATAGCTAACATTTTGGAAACATCTCAGTCCTTTTGGCTACGATGTTTATCAAagaacatatgaatttggagaggaAGTCCCCCTAAACATTAGGAACGGTACAACACTTTCACACATGGAtgggaagagttaatattgttcagatgtccatactacccaaagccagctgtagattcaatgcaatccccatcaaaattccaatggcatttttcacagaaatagaaaaaaatccttggggccagcccggtggcgcagcagttaagtgcgcacgttctgctttggcggcccggggtttgccggttcagatcccgggtgcaaggcatgctgtggtaggtgtcccacatataaaaagtagaggaagatgggcatggatgttagctcagggccagtcttcctcagaaaaaagaggaggattggcagacgttagctcagggctaatcttcctcagaaaaaaaaaaatcctaaaatctgtatggaaccacaaaagatcctgaatagccaacacaatcttgagagagaacaaagctggaggcatcacacttcctgatttcaaacggtattacaaagctatagaaatcaaaacagtatggtactggtgtgaaaacagacatgtagaccaatggaatagaatagagaggccagaaataaactgATGCATATACagccaactaatatttgacaagggggcCAAGACTCAATGGGGacaaaacagtcttttcaataaactgtgttgggaaaactggatattcataagcaaaagaatgaaactggactcctatcttacaccacccacgaaaattaactcaaaacgaattaaggacttaaatgtaagacctaaaaccgtaaaacttccagaagaaaacaagggGGAGGAAGgtccttgacattagtcttggcaatgatttttttggatacaacaccaaaagcagaagaaacaaaagcaaaaatcaacatgtgggactacatcaaactaaaaagcttctgcaagcaAAACCAccaaccaacaaaatgaaaaggcaccctacagaatgggagaaaatatttgcaagccatataccTACTATgaggttaacatccaaaatatataaggaactcatgtAACTCCatagcaaaaaaaccccccaaaaatccaattaaaaaatgggcagaggacctgaatagacatttttccaaagaagacatacaaaaggcCAACAAGTATGGGAAAGGTGTTCAACATCTCTACCCACcagggaaacacaaatgaaaccacagtgagatatcatctcacatgttagagtggctatcatcaaaaagagataacaaatgctggtaaagacgtgaagaaaatgaaacccttgtacactgctggtgggaatataaatcaGTATAGCCACTATGGAGAGCAGTATGGTTGCtcctcaaaaacctaaaaatagaactacaatatgatccagcaatctcccTTCTGGGTATAGGTCCAAAGATAAAATCACTGTCTCAAATAGATTTCTGCACTCCCACGTTTATTGCAGCACTACTgacaaaagccaagacatggaaacaacctaagtgcccatcaacagatgaatgcataaggaaaatgtgacacacatacacacaatcgaatattattcagtcataaaaaagaaggaaatcctcccattttcgacaacacggatggaccctgagagcattatgctaagtgaaacaagtcagatgaaaacaaataccatataatttcacttatatgtggaatctaaaaacactgAACTCATGCAAACGGAGAGCAGAATGGTGGATGGCAGGCACTGAGGGGTGGAGGAAATGCAGAGATGTTGGTTAAAGGATACAAATTTTCAGTCAGAAGATAATTAAGTTCcagggatctaatgcacagcatggtgaccacagtTACTGACACTGGATTGCACGCTTGAAAGACGCTATGAGAGCAGAGCTCTACTGTTTTCATGACAATAACAGAATAGTAATTACGTGAGGTGAAGCACGTGTTAACCAACCTCACTGtgataaatatttcacaatacatgtgtgcatcaaatcatcacattgtacatcttaaacttgcacaatgttatatgtcaattatatctcaataaagctggggaaaaaatactttttcatgtATTCAAATTCCCAACGTgtttagctcttttctttttccaaaagcacCAATTCCTAGAGAGCTCAAATGACTTAAGCAAAGATATTAGGATCTGGCCCATCATCCTAATGAGGAACAGCTGCCATCTCTGGAAGCCTGGTTTCGGCAGCCAGAGCTATACAAAGAGAAGGTATCTGCTCTCAGAGAACAGGGTAGGCGACAGGACACGGAGAAGTAAACAGTTCTCATAACGCTGCTTTCTTTCGGCTTCTCTTATGCATCCAGGTGTCTCACCCTTTTTCCATGCTTTTTACATCATTACCTACCTTATCACAGAGACGAACAACTTATAAAAATGACCCCTGCAAATGTAAATTCACAAAGCCCACAAGCTCACCTTTAAGTAATTCATGACGCCAATATTTTTCATCCGGTCAGCAAAGGTATTGAACGCCTCCACGTTGCTTTTAGGGTGATAATACAGAATTTCACTCCCAAGCTTCCAAATAATCTGTCAAAACAGagatgactaacaaaaatgtaaaatcctTGCCTTAACCAATCTCTGCCTcagaaagctatttttttctgattacattaaaaaacaaccTATAATTCCTTTTCCTAGATACTGCTGTCAACATATTACTGTATTTCACCTAGTGAAACTAATATTACATCTTATGTGATAAAATCTTTTCcatcaattaaattaaaataccaGATAACTATAACACAGTCAATTTTAAGTCAGCAGTCCAAAGAACGTAGGCAGTTAAGACACATattgaagataaaaattttaattagtatGAGAGGAAGAATATTAAAGTCAGAAAACCTGAGTTCTAGCAACACTGACTTCTTCACTGCTCTCAGCCTCCTAATTATCCACAAAATGAGAGCAATGGACTAGACGTTTCCTGAGCTCCCATTGAGCTCTACCACTCGATTTACAGAACTCCAATATAAGAATTTCATCAGCTACggacaaattttaataaaaatattttctccccagaaCACCAAAGCTTTGCTGACAGAACTCGGAGCTCTTCTTTTTCATGGGAACGAATCTCTATTTCTATTACTCTAATTTAAGGTACTTCAATAAAACTGACCTTAAAGTAAATGGAAGTGAATTTTAAATCAATTCTTCctgtaaacatatatatatattggttgTTCAGCATAATAACGATACTCATCTTTCCAACTCAGAAAGAGAGATCGAGATTTCATTTGTAGAACACCAAATTGTAGTATTTTGGAGCTTAAAGGAAACTTGGGAATTATCTATCACAGTTCTTCTTAAATCTAGTTGTATGTAAGAATTATCTGGggcacttgttaaaaataaatattacagagactcagactctgattcagcaggaggggaggggagacaggaatCTATATTTTCAACAAACGCCCTAAGTAATTCATATAGAGCCAAACAAGTATCCGGAAACCACTGATTCCatcctttattttacaaaacaaattctGGACAAAAAGGGCCTGTAACTTGCCCAATGTTTTATAGATGTACATAACTTTATTCCTTAAACTAAATTTTCgatcaataaatttttttttcagatttttttggcTCCATTAGATATCAAACTGATGCAATGGTTACTGTATTAATAAAAGCTATCTGAGATAGTCATGTGAAGTTATTTGTGGATAAACCGTCTTTTACTGAACAAATGTAACAGAAGAGGCCAGGCACTGATCTAGATCCCGGCCCTGGTGGAATTTACTTCTATCTTAGAGAGACAATAACCAAGAAACTTAGTAATTAAATTAGCAAGTATCCTGGGATGGAGCAGGATAAGGGGATCAGGAGTGCCAGCTGGAAAGTGGGGGGGTGGCATGCAGCTGCAATGGTAAACAGCCATGGCAGGCCTCTCAGAAATGTGACCTGCAGGAGGGTAGCCATAGTGAGACCTGAAGAAAGACCTTTCCAAGTAAAGGAAATCGCTAAGGCAAAGGCAATGAGGCAGGAGCATATCTGGCCTGTTCAAGTAACAGCAAGGAGGCAGTGAGTttggagaagaaaacacaagagggAGAGCGACagcagatgaggtcagagaggtcgaagaagaaaagggagtgaGCGGACCACGCAGAACTCGCAGGCGATCAGAAGGACTTTGGCTTCTACTCCGAGTGAAACAGGAGGCTATCACAGTGTCTTCAGCAGAGGAGTGACACGATCTGACTTATGCTTTACAAGGATCATGCTGCGTCATTGGTCATtaaggaaacgcaaatcaaaaccatgatgagctACCATTTCACAACCACTAGGACggctataatgaaaaagacagacagtaacacaggttggcaaggatgtggagaaactagaatcctcatatattgctggtaggaatataaaatggtgcagccactttggaaaacggtcTATGAAGTttaagaattaccatatgacccagccatccttctcctaagtatatacctaagagaaattacaacaaacatCCCTATAGAAACTTGTAcccaaatgttcacagcagcattattcacaataaccaaaaagtggaaacaacccagatgtctaaCAACTAATGAACAGATACATataatgtgatatatccatacaatggaatgctattttgCAATATGAAGGAAtaaagtactaatacatgctgtaacatggataaaccttgaaaacattatgttcagtgaaaaacATCATTCACAAACGTCATATATTATACaactccacttatatgaaatgtccagaatggaaagtagattaatggatgccaggggctggagatTATGGGGACGAACAGGGAGTGACTGCGAGTGAACAGGGTCTCCTTTTGAGgggacaaaaatgttctaaatttagactgtggtaatggttgcacatctctgtgaatatacaaaaaaacactgaattatacaacttaaatgggtgaattgtatggtgcgttaataatatcttaataaaggtaggatcactctggctgctatgcTGGAAACAGACTGGGGGTGGAGAAGGGGGAGCAGTCCTCAGGGAGGCGACAGTGGCTGGGACCAAGGGGCAGCaagggaggtggtgagaagtacTCAGACTGTAGGTATATTTTGAAACTAGAGTCAACAGGATTTTCTGATCGTTTGGATATGGTTATGAAAGAAAGATTAACTCCAGGGTTTGGCCCTAGCAATTAGATACATAAAGTAACCATCCTGTGAGATGAGGAAAATTAGTTTAGACAGGGAAGCTCAGAAAATCCCTTTTAGCTCTGTTGGTATGATATGACCATTAGATATCCAAGTGGTGATGTGGAGGAGACAGCTGGGTTAGGAATCTGGACTTGGAGATGTCAGGGCCATAGACAGACAACTGGGAATTGCCAGCATATAGACCAAATTTAAGGCTATGAAACTGACTGAGATCTTTAAGAGCGAGTTCAGACAATGAAGAGGACTAAGGACTGAGTTCTGGGGCCCAGGTCCAAAGGCCAGAAAGAGAAGCAGTcagaaaaggagactgaggaatgtccagtgaggcaggagagaaaaCTGACAGAGGGCGGTGTCTTGGAACCAGATGAAGAAAGGTTATCACACAGGAAGGAATGATCTCCTGTGTTAAATACTGCTGACAGATCAAGTTAGAGGAGCACTGAGAATCCGCCACTGGATTTAGCAACATGGAAATCACTGTTGACCTCGACAAAGCAATTTGGGAGAATCAGTGATGCTGGCGGTGGGGGGAGCCTAAATGGAGAGGGTTGGCGGAGAAGAAGGATGCACTCTCTTTCCAGGAGCTCTGCTGAAAGGGAGAGTGGAAAAACGGGGCACGGCCTGCAGAGAAAATGGGGGTCAAGAGATgattttaagatggaaaaaataacatttgtatgATGATAGGAAACATCCTATAGCGAAGGGACATTAATGacagaggcaaagaaggaagaattactggaatgaatgaaaatactAAGGAATCTGAGAATTCAAACTATTTTCAGTCTCCTTTAAAATCATAGGAAGTaaaaaaaagtacacacaaaAATGCCCCGATACAAACTCTCCACCCAAAACTACTTTCGGTAGCTTTTAGAAAAATCAACATGAGATGCTGCAGAAGCTATTCCGGTGGAGCTCAGGAGGCAGGAACTCGCAGACCTCCACAGTCTCTTGGAGCAGATGCGCACTCACCTCCGGGGCGGCCTGCCTCTTGCAGCTGTCCGAATCTTCCAAGACCTGCAAATAGCTGTGCATGTATTCCGCAGCCTGCTGCCACCGGTGCTTCAGCAGAGCTTCCTGGATAAAACTTAAACAAGCACTTGTCGTCTGCGCaaaatccttctcctttttccctccagTCGCTACAAAGATTAAAGAGACGAGTTTCACCACAGTGACCCCAATGCAACAACTCAAAAACCTTACTTCTATAAGCAGAAGTTTTAACAAGTAGAACAGAGGGTATTACTTAACCCAGGCCACCCCAATATCAAAGCTAGcttcacttgtttttgttttgtttatcaaAAATTGTAGAAGGATCTGACGATTTTTTATAACAGATCACTATGTACTTTTTTCACAAATAATTCAAGAGTTCAAAGACCAGATCCACTGCTATAACTAAAATCCATCCATTGCTATCTACTTACTTATGTGACTAAGGTGTGTCagaattttcatcatttaaaacaaaatagaattgaaGCTAAATCTTTCCTTCTTCTAGAAATACATACTATTCATCCACAGATATATGAAGTAATTGGACAAAAATGATAACTATATTTTACTGAGATAAAAAGCAACCAAAACTTACTTTTAATacttaaattttgataaaacttTTAATACTTGTTATTTTGATCAGCTGTGTACAACTATTAATTTAATGCTATCTCAATCCAGAAgaaattttaatacttaaaacCTTGTAggatattaacaaaaataattaaaactaggTAGATACttttactgaaagaataaaagtataaaacaaaaaggcacaaCACAAAATTTCCATCTAttaaaagcatttcataaatatttttaaatggttgatgAAAAGTATCACATCCCTAGGCTGTTTAGATTCCACCAGATAGgtagctttatatatatatatatatatatatatatttttttttttctttttttttttttggtgaggaagattggctgtgagctaacatctgtgccaatcttcctctattttatatgtgggatgccaccacagcatggcttgatgagtggtgcgtaggtccacacctgggatccgaacttggaaaacccaggccaccaaagcggagcacgcaaacttaaccactatgccactgggccagcccctccaccagatctattttttaaagtaatataataattttatttaaagataccAACATACACTGGAAATTATATCTTTTGCAACTATCGAGTGTAGGATACAATTTTTAGATGGCATTTTAGAACAGTACAAGGTAGTACctaattttccaaaaaaataaaagtagaggcCTACTGCTCTAGACTAGCGCTTCTCACACGTTTTCAGTGTGCAAACAAACCCCCTGGGGATCCTGATGCTTGCTACTCAGGGTGATCCTGGAACCAGCAGCTTAGGATCACAGGGAGCTCATGAGAAATAAGCTCTCTGAATCAGAAGCTGCATTTAACAAGATCTACACCCAACCTCCCAGGATCAGCAGCAACACCACGCAAAATACCTCTTCCCTAAAACCTCGTTTATTCCCCTAAAGGAAAATTAATCTCAGGCCAAactcccctccatccctccagtGTTCACACCCCAGACTGGAAATCGACTTTAGACACTATTCCTAAATCCTTGGAAAAGTCCCCTCCCATCTTCCAACTCAGCCTCGTGACCTCAGGAATCTCTCTCACGTCATCCTTTTGTGAGCAAAAGATAACAATTGTCAAGGAAAATGCATTTTGATGGAATGAGATACAATAAAGAACCAGCGTCATCAACCTAACTTCTAATGCCCTTGAAAGAATCTGGACACTTGTCAGTCtgtcaacaaatactttttgagcaCCACTATGCACCAAGAACTATTCTAGGTACTCGACACACAGCTCTATTCCAGCTGGGCCCCTGCCTTCAAAGTTTTTATTCTAGGGGGCACACGCTTCCAAGTGCCAAAAGAcatcagaataaaaaaaataaataattgttaggAAACTGTGTTTTCCTACCATCAGCTAATTATCACTACAGTGTCAATATTACCTGCAACTATTTTCTCATTACAAAGTATTTTgcatttaaggggctggccccgtggctgagtggttaagttcacgtgctccgcttcagcggcctggggttttgccagttcgatcctgggtgcggacatggcactgctcatccagccatgatgagacggcatcccacatagcacaaccagagggacctacaactagaatatacaactatatactggggggctttggggagaagagggaaaaaaaaaaggaaaagattggcaacagatgttacctcagtaGCTCAGgtactaatctttaaaaaaaaaacaaaaaaattgggaGAGGAAATGCACAtctatgtattaaaataaaaaagtagggccagcccagtggcagagcggttacgttcacatgctccactttggcagcccaggattcgccagttcggatcctacaTGTGGACCTACGTGgcgcttgtgaagccatgctgtggcaggcataccacatataaagtagaggaagatgagcacagatgttagctctgggccaatcttcctcagcaaaaaaaaagaaagaaagacagaaagaaaagaaaagagaagtattTTGTATTTAACAAGCCATCCATAACCTATAAAACATTTCTAAGCATGTAAATTCTGGACTTCAACCTACTTGTTTCTGGACTGACTCGAGCTCTCTAGAGAACAGTGGGGGCAGAAACGTGCCCAGGGAGGCCTTAACTAGCAGGAACTTTAGATGACTAGATCTCTGTAAGAACTGAAGTAGCACTCCTTCTGAAGTACCATCCATTCAAACCTGGTTTAAACCATGTGTCTTAatccagcaaaaataaaaggagaagagaagaaagaaactattgatttttttcaacactCACTATGCACAAGGCTCTACGCTAGGCACTCTACATACATTATCCTATTTTTCATATCTCAGACACTAAAAGAATAGGCTTTGAGATCAGACAGGCCTACGTTTGACTCCTGGTACCAGCACTTAGAGGGTAAGTTCTTTGaaattcaatttcctcatctctaaaatggctGAGCACATAGATTTACTGAGGATTACTTTGCTGAgataataaaatgagatgatactTGGagtaacataaaaagaaataggagCCAAATTCTAGAAGCCAAGAAATCTCAGGCAAGGGGAAAGAGGGCTAGACTAAGAAGATGTGTTTGGGTGGATCCAGAGGGTAAGGAGAAAAGTGCTGGTTCCAATGGATGCCCAGGAATACACCAGCCAACATGCAGGTAACTGcttcttttatatattctgataGGGGTTTATCTCATAGAAAAACTTCCTTCTATTTACATTAGAAGAAAATGGGgggaaatattctttatttgaaaCCTATTATAGATCAATTCTGTTAGGAATTATTTCATTGCAGTTCCATAGAAACTTCTTGAAAACAGAGACCCTGTCTTCTCCATCCATGTATCCCCAATATCTAGCCAATGCCAGAGATATAATAAATGCTCAGTATCGATAGAAAAAAAGTCTATCTACCATAATACAGACTATTGTTTATTAACTCAAAGGAAaataactgtaaaagaaaaaagaatctatttttatgacttcttttttgCTTACAGTCTAAAATAACCTCCATATATTCCTATCTTGAAAACCGAACCAGCTCggttattcatttttgtatccatACTGAATCTTATCACCTCCATGCATTAAAGTTAAAATGGTTCTATCTTATTTTACTTACCCACAGTTTCTATATGCTTTTGGAGCCAAGGAAAATGCATTCCTGTTCCAGAGAGCTCACACCTTTCCCCCTGGTCATCCTCTGTTGTGGACTTTATCAATTCTTCACTGAAATCACTCATACCTATCCCAAACTGAGAACATCAGTTACTTTCTGTACATCTTAATCCACAGGCTTCCGAGttatacagaaaaaaaacagCCATCTTTTTATCTAATAAACATCATTTGATCACCAAAATTAATTGCACCTAATAGTTcctttgaagaaagaaatgaatttaattatGTCGGCAAATGAGCTAAATGAATGATCCATTCAAAAAAAAGGACAACTACTACTATATTCAAGAATACACAAAGATAGATACTAacgttttaatttaaaaaaagtctagagaagaaaaagcaaaacgaTGCATAATAAAACAATACGACaagtacaataatagtaggaattaacatttattgggcCCATTCTATACACCAGGGATATAAATTACCTAATTTAATCCTTAGAGAAATCCTAAGGaaagtactattattttcttccattttcatgaaaaaaCTGAGGGGCTTAGCGAAATTATGTAACCTGGCCCAACCCCACAAGAAAGGAGAGGACAATATTCTAGAAACTAGAACACCCAACTACCTAGGATGAACAGAGCTTGGGGTCtgtgtggaggaggaggcagaagacagaACTGACGGCGGGAAAGAAATCTAGAAAGAGTCATTTTCCAAGCTGAGTCTGGACTTCATGCACAAGATGTTCAGAGCCCCATATCCAATCGATTATTAGGTCCTGCTGATACTTGCTGGTATTTCTCCAATCTTCCCTCTTCTCCGCAATCCTCTACTACTACCCTAGCTCAGGACGCCTTCAAACTCGGTCTAGATTACTGCTTTAGCTTCCTAACTAGTTCCCCTGCCTCGAATTCTGCTTCTCCACACTACAGCCACGTAAACCTTTTAAAATCTAATTCTAGGGTTAGGAGCATGGGTTCGAAATAACACCGGAGTCTGAACCCGACCCACGTGTATTTTAAGGAGTCGTTCCAGAAGCAGCTCTCCCTTCCCAAATTCCCAAAGACTAAATTGGTGTCACGCGGTTGCCACGGTAACCAAAGCTTCTGCACCCCCTTCGGCCTCGTTCTCGGAACTGGAGGTTTCAGATCATGCGgagaaaatagcaagagaacacGAGTGAATCTAGCACGGCCCTCCCCGTTGCACTTTAAATGCACTCACCTGTCGAAAGCTGGAGCCCTTCTGCGACGCTAAACTCAAGCTCCGGACTCCCGAGCAAGCTGAGCACCCCTTCACCGGAAGCGGAGTTAGAGAGTGCTTTGAGTGAGCATGCGCAAAATCTGCCTGGGGGCGTTCCGGCGGCGCGCAGAGGCAGCCCCGCCCCTAGCTCCTCCCTCGGCGGTGGAGGCTTCGCTGTCCTCGCCACGACCCCAGACGTGACCCGGAAGTGACCGGGTACTGCCGCCCTTCCGTTGGCATGGCTCCAAATTTGTCACTTAGTCCGTTGGAGCCGTTAAATGGCAGACTTTAATTGCAAATGAACATTAGAGTGAGGGCGCCTAGATGAGAGGAGCAGTCAAAAAGCAGGGTGTCACCCGAGTAATTCACTGTACGATGACCTTTCGGTTTCTGCTTGGCTGGCGCACTGGGCTGGTCACGCAGGTGTGGCTGGCGGCCCAGACCGGATAAATTTTTACATAGCCTTTTAATTGCTTCcttgaaatcttttttctcttttattaaagtTTTAGCTTTGAATTTAAGTGACTCTGACTGCGTCCCCAAAATTTGGCCAAggatatctttttccttctcagcaGGGAAGTTCTGTGGACCTGTCTGGGGTCACTTTTCATGAGGAACGTTGACAAACTTACATGAAATAGGGGTCGAAAGTAAGATGGTTAAATGTGAAAAGAGGGCAAGTTGAGGAGCTCTGGGGAAGATGGTCCTGGAAAAGCAGAGACCCATGGGAACAATATATATCTCCAAAATTTGGAGAGTCAGTCTGAGCAAGAAGGGTCATAGCATCAGAAAACAGAACTAGGACTAA
This is a stretch of genomic DNA from Equus quagga isolate Etosha38 unplaced genomic scaffold, UCLA_HA_Equagga_1.0 205245_RagTag, whole genome shotgun sequence. It encodes these proteins:
- the LOC124233572 gene encoding TATA box-binding protein-associated factor RNA polymerase I subunit A-like — encoded protein: MSDFSEELIKSTTEDDQGERCELSGTGMHFPWLQKHIETVATGGKKEKDFAQTTSACLSFIQEALLKHRWQQAAEYMHSYLQVLEDSDSCKRQAAPEIIWKLGSEILYYHPKSNVEAFNTFADRMKNIGVMNYLKVSLWAL